ATGACCACGTTGAAATTGCAATGTGTGATGTCTTCTGCTATGCTATAGAACATGAAGAATTTGTTGGGCAGAGAAATTGAAATCAAGAACATGATTTGAATTGGAGTCATATGCATTTATAATCTATGTTTTTATGAGAGTGTTGTTCTCATATTGCGGTAGCAGTGTATTTGTTTATTTGGGTACGTCTTTCACCGAGTAGAAGTAATATTTGTTTATTATATCTTTTGGAAGGTTGCTAGTCTCACATGTGGGTAGAAGTGCATTGTTTATTTGTATGGTCCCACGTGTGAGATCACCACCAACTCCAACCTTTATAAGTAGGAATGATATTATGGGCACTGATTCCTACATAAAAACTGTTGTGGTGTCTCAGCCTCAACTTTTTCTGAAATGCCTCTCTTGGAAACCTTGTGGGCTAGCAATTTGAGTTGCTAAGCAAACTTGTGAATGCTTGCTGAGTAAATCCTTGTTGAAGCACCTGATAAAAATATTACGCAGATCCTGGTTCTTTCTCATGATGTTATTATTTTCTATGTTGGCTGTACATCACGTAATGTTCATGTTCTTTTGCTATTATTCTAAACAGTTGACGGAGTTGATGAGATAATGAAATAGCAGTATGTACCATTCTGGGTATCAGTATTTCTCCAATGTACTCATGCAATAACAACTGAAATAAATTGACATTTTTAGCTTAACTGATATGGTTCTTCATCCTAATTCGTGTTGTTAAAACATTTGATAATTACTGTGACTCTGGTTCTTTCTGACAATATTATAATTTTCTTCATTGATTATACGTTATGTAATGATCAGGTTCTTCTGTTATAATCTCTATGGTTTTCTTCTTGAATGGAGCCGTTAATTGTTTGACAAAATGTTATTTTTCCTTTTGTTGTCCAGTTGGGTAGGTTGCCAGTAGAGCTTGCTGCGATACGCGATTGCATGGAAGAGGTTGAAATGTTGTTTCCTGTGACTTCTCCAATTCCAAATGTCCCAAACTGGAGTATTGAAGGAGTAATTTCTCATGCAAAAATTGAAGAAAAGAAGCCAATTGTATGTTATTTTCTGTTCTTATGCTGCCTGCGCACTGAATATTATTTGAAAGCTAATCCATCATATTTTTGTGCTACATTATTCAATTTGTACATTAGTGTTGTTGTAAGCTGTGATTACTTTATGCATTGCACTTCAAGAGAAAATCATTAAAAAAAATAAGTTGTTGGTACTGACTATCTGAGAACAAACCAAAGTTAAAAAATGCGCTATGCATTAATTGTGCGTTTTACCAGTGCCTTGCGTTATTCTGACCAAAGTGCATGCTTAAGCACAATTATGGCACATTAAGCGTTAGGTGTTTTGCTatcgcctagagcctaggcgcgccttTTTGAACTATGGAACAAACTACCAACTTTAATCTAACAACAGGGCTGCTCACCAATAGACATCATGAACCATATTTATTGTCCACTATCAATTTGGTAACAGAACATAATATGAAAAACTCTGGATGGTAATGAgtagcaaatcctaacaaaatctGGTTTTCGTGATGGATaattagtactccctctgtaaactaatatgagaccttttagatcactactttagtgatctaaaaggtcttatattagtttacagagggagtacaaatcaTTGAGTAAAAGAGTCCTTTGGTTCCTAGGTTGAAAAGTACAAACAACTTACACGGTTACACCTGATAAGATCGACTCCTAAGATAAGGCATCTGCTGTACTGATATTTACATGTAGATTCTACTCTGGTTATATTTATGTGAACTGTTGTAAACTTAATTATCTCCGTGTCGAGTATTAAGAAAATCTGTAATGCTGTAGAATAGTTAAATGCTTGCTGGTACAGGAATGCTTGGACTAGGCTCATAATCATGAATCTCATACCACAGTTGTGAAGTCACCAGCATCATGTTCAGGGTGTGTTGTATTCATTAGTATCTTGGTAAAAATGTCAAAGAGTAGTATATTTTAGAAGTTTTCAACATATTTTAGTAACTGACATACTAGTTCTATGTTGCACTCGTTTATCTTATGGCTAGTTGTTGCCTGGGCAAGTTCTGTATTTGATGTATATATTTAATGTGAAGAGAGGTCGGGGTAGTCCAAACTTGACATGGGAGGGGTCCGTAAAAAGAGATCTGAAGGACTGGAATATCACCAATGAATTAACTATGGACAGGGGTGCATGGAAGTTAGCCATCCACGTGCCAGAACCATGAGTTTCACCTCTAGCCTGCCCtgacttgtttgggactaaaaggctttgttgttgtgtTATTATCCCATGACGTACCTAACTAACAAGGACATAATGATTTCAACTTGATTGTTTTCGTGAAAGAAGAAACACCTTGATCTCCGCCGATGTTCCCTACTAGAATGCTTCCTACTAGAATGCTTGCCATCTAGGTAGACTGACATTGTGTTATTATCCCATGTTTCCTACTAGAATGCTTGCCATCTAGGTAGACTGACATTGTTCTAACTTTAGTGACAACACTCGATGGTAAATTAAAGGCCACCGATATACAAACTAAGAAGAATGTTGAACACAAAGTTGCTGCATGTttttttggtaaaaaaatcatactaaatgaTGATTATTCCAAAATTCAAAATATTCAGTTCATGTTCCATTTATTTGTTATCTAGGAGCAACGGCACCTTGAAAGAAGAAAAAGTTTGTTCAAGTCACATGCTGATAAGGCATTCAAGCAGAAGGACTATAAGATGGCAACAAAGTTCTATGATTTGGTACACCTCTTGCATTATGTTTATAATACAGGGAACCAGTTGAAGATATCTAACTCCTTTCCTAATATTAAATATGAAACTTTGATTGGCAAAAATAATTAATATTCCCTCTAATTCCTGAAAAAATTGATGTTTTGTACATTGACATGGTCTTTTTTTAGGggatgcattgacatggtctttttttaggggatgcattgacatggtcttgAAAATAAAATTTTGATTACTAATTCTGTTGCGATGGTATGTAGAACTGCCTTAAAAATTATAATATTCTGACAATACTTCTCTACACAAATCTATGCACATGATTTTCAACCCAATTTGAATATTTTAAACAGTATTGTTGGTCAAAGTTTTTTTAATGGTGTTCATCAAAGTTTGACACAGGACGTCCCTTTTTTGTGTACTGGAAGGAGTAACGATCAGTGGGACTGGGACACAATGATTTCATGAGAGAACCATCTATTTGATTATAGATCAACTAAAATTATGATGATCTAACCAAGGGCAATACAAAATGGTTATGATCTGAAGCCAGTATATTGAGAATGTGCTAAAATACATGCATCTTACAATTTGGGGCAGATTGAAAGAAGATTCCATCATCAAACTTCGCTGTTGTCTTACATCCCCATAATCAGTAAGAAGTTCACGATAGTGTATCAAATGATTTAGCTCTATCCAGATTGATCGTACAACAAGCCAATCTGTCTAGTAAGAGAATGTGTTCCATCTTCTGTGGTATTAATGTCTTACTGAGTGAGTAGTAATTTTAGACAGTTTCTAGCTGTTAGCATGTGTGAAGCCCATAACGACCATTAAAATAAAACTTTTGCATGTTATCGTTTTAAGTTGAGAATAATATTTGCATGACCTCTTATTTTGAGTGTAGGCAATAGAGCATGCAGAGAGTGCAACACTGTATGCAAACAGGAGTCTTTGTAAACTGCTCATGGATGATGGTGAAGGTGCTTTGTCAGATGCTCTCATGTGCAGAATGCTGCGACCTGATTGGGCAAAAGCTTGCTACCATCAAGGTGCAGCTCACATGCTACTCAAGGTACGTCTAGCTTGCCAGTGTGTTCACGGCtgacctactccctccgttcacaaatataagatgttttggatatttcaacATGTATTACATACTGACTGAAATGAGTAAACAAACACACTAAaacatgtctatatacatccgattcagaaaaaaattagaacatcttatatttatgaacggagggagtatttcataATTCATATTGATATTGCAGTTTGGTCACGCTCTTTGATTTGCTCTGCACCCAGGAGTATAAACAAGCCTGTGATGCTCTCTTGGACGCACAAAATTTGGATCCTGGGAATGCCGAAATCAAGGGTGAACTACGGTAAGCCCACTTTCTTACATTGCTTATCTCTTTTGAGTGTCTTCCGAGTGCTAGTATGGTTTTAGGTTGGGAAAATACTTCTACTGTTGTGAGAAGCAGTTATGTGCTACTGGTGCAATTCTTTCCACGTTTTTTTTACTTTGGTAAACTCTGCTTCTGCTTCTCATCTCTTAAACAGTGATGATGAGAAGCTCTTTTGTGAAGTGCCATCAGTAATTTTTAGGGACCTATGGTGTTATCCCCAGAAAGAGGAATCATATAGTTTTTTTTTCAGAACAGATAATCATGTAGTTATTGGCTGCATGTTGAGGACCTTTTTAGCTGACGTTTCATGAATTCATGCAGGAAGGCTAGGGAACTCATGAAGAACCCTCCGGGCAAAGGCGAGCAGTGAGACACCGACTCCGGGGATGCAACATGTGTCAGTTTTCACTAAACTAGAGCAAGCAGGACCTTCCAATCCTTATGTTCTGCTAGGAACCAAAACTCTCATTCATGTGGAGCTACGTCTTCAGACTGCTTTTTTTTTTCCGGGAAAACGCAAGAAGGGCTTGCATTTCATTGCTTTGGAAAGGAAGGAAGTCTCGGTTACAATCCTCCTAGGAGGGAATTACAGTGCCTGGGGGCACATCAGTGCACGTCCCAGGTTTGCGGCAAGATGGCACGAAGCCCTAGGGCGCCGGCTCTGGCCCAAAGGGCGGCCTCATCTTTGATCTTCGTGAGCAGGTCGGACGTCGAGGGTTGACCTCTGTTGAAGACGCAATCGTTGTATGCCGATCGTGCCGTGTATGTCCCGTGCCCATTGGTTGGCCTGGAGTCCATCGGCAACGGTCCTGAGCTTGCGGCGGCGCTTGGGAATGCAGGCGTAGAGGAGCGGCGCAATCTCGCAAACAGAACGCCCGCCAATCCATCGATCTTCCCAGAATAGAGCCTCCGTGCCGTTCCCGAGTTGCATGGTGGTAGATGCGAAGAAGAAGGCACGCTCCTCGGCGGTGAACTGCAGGTCGAGGCCGGCCCATGCTCTGGTGCTGTCCGTGCGGCTGAACCACAACCAGCGGGTGCGGAGCGCGAGGCTGGTACGGCCAAGGTCGCGCACGCCGAGGCCACCGAGCGGGAGCGGCCTAGCGACGCGTTGCCAGTTGACATGGCAGTGGCCTCCGTTTGCCTCCGCGCGTCCAGCCCACAAGAAGCCTCGCTGAATTTTCTCGAGTGCCCGGATGGTCTTCTTGGGGGGCGCAAGAGCAAGTAGCTGGTGAATCGGGATTGCGCTGAGGATGGCCTTGACGAACGCGAGGCGGCCGACTTTGTTCATGAGATGCGCCTTCCAGGTGGGTAGCATGCCGGCCGTTTTGTCGACGACGGGCTGTAGCTGTGCGGCCGTGGGGCGATGCAGAGTTAGGGGGATGCCCAGATATGTGATCGGGAACTCGGCGAGGGGGCAGCCCAGCAGGTTGACCGCGGGCGCGATGTCATCAGCGGCGCATTGGATCAAGGTGGCGGAGCTTTTGGCGTAGTTGACGAGGAGGCCTGAAGCTCGGCCGAAGAGGAGCAGGATGCTCTTGACGGCCGTGATGTCGCCGACGGTGGGATGGCAGAATAGGATCACGTCGTCGACGTAGAGGGAGACCGAGGAGACCGGGCGCCGGGGGTGCAGCCGCTGTAGGACGCACGGCGGAGGAGGCGACCGAGCGTGTCCACGGCGAGGACGAACAGCTGCGGGGACACGAGATTGCCTTGGCGGAGGCCACATCGGTGCcagatgggggggggggggggggggttctccGTTGATGAGCACCTTTGTGCTGGCCGAGGAGAGTAGGATGGCGATCCACTCCAGGAAGCGGTGGCCAAAGCCGTACTGTTGGAGGACCTCGAATAAGAATGGCCAGCTGATGGTGTCGAAGGCACAAGCCAGGTCCAGCTTTAGGGCTGATGGACCTCGAATAACACGGCTTGTATGAATCAGTCTTGTCTGGCCCGTGGATCTTACTGGCCGTATTCAGTTCCTTTACTTTTGGCTAGATTTATTATATTCATGTGCCAGGTTCTTCTAGAAGTACATATTTTCTGGGGTGATTTTGATATCTAGTAGTTCTTGCACATTCAGTTGAATATGAGCATTTCATATAAATATTATTATGTGTTCAATTCTGGCAATGACGGCAGAACTGGGAATTGCAGAATGCTCGAACCCTAGCCACAACCAGGCTTATATAAGTATTCATTAAACGGGGTGGTTGGCGGTAAACTTAACTATACTAGTAGAGTTATGAAAGTAAGCACCAGCATTCGGGCTGTTGAGTTCCCTTTAACTTGATCTGGGACGAGGTGGACCGTCTGATCTTCTTTCTTTCGATCTATTCATCAAAAGTCATTGTAGTACAAAGCTAGGGGCGATGCTGACAGGGTTGCCTCCTCAGCTCGCGACCTTGGCGCTTTTGTCCATCTCGATCATTCCTTCCGTGATTGATTTTAAACAAAATTAGACCCTGTAAAATTCAAGTAAACAATTTTGCATTTGTG
The Aegilops tauschii subsp. strangulata cultivar AL8/78 chromosome 3, Aet v6.0, whole genome shotgun sequence genome window above contains:
- the LOC109734838 gene encoding uncharacterized protein isoform X2; this translates as MEAPFVYLRPTVEDDGTGEQALMKAALDGNLGRLKPCEGHLEVCRYLVEELGGDVNAPGGGDVAEGATPFMLSAQSGHVSTVKYFLDHGGDLVKGLNKGRTVLHHAVCIGCCKVTEFLLSKGVPVDIDCGHGTPLYMAAINEQDKTVKILLDHHANPNIIISGANSPLMSALVYRSLKCMKLLIKLGRLPVELAAIRDCMEEVEMLFPVTSPIPNVPNWSIEGVISHAKIEEKKPIEQRHLERRKSLFKSHADKAFKQKDYKMATKFYDLAIEHAESATLYANRSLCKLLMDDGEGALSDALMCRMLRPDWAKACYHQGAAHMLLKEYKQACDALLDAQNLDPGNAEIKGELRKARELMKNPPGKGEQ